CGGCTTGGCAGCGTGCCCCCTGGTTACAGTATTTTGTTAATACAGTCGTCTTAGTCACTGTCATTTTAATCGGGCAGTTTATATTATGTACGTTTGCTGCGTTTGCATTTGCGCGCTTTCAGTTCAAGGGTAGTGGTCTACTTTTTAGCTTGGTTTTATTGCAACTCTTTATTTTGCCAGAGGTGTTGATCGTAGAAAACTACGCCATGGTTTCTCGATTAGGCGTGATGGATAGCGTGTGGGGGATGGCCTTGCCGTATATGGCCAGTGCTTTTGGTGTTTTTTTATTACGTCAAAATTTTAAGCAAATTCCTAGAGAATTAGAGGACGCTGCCCGTGTAGAGGGCTGTAGCTGGCTGCAGGTATTGTGGCGAGTCTATGTGCCATTAGCTAAACCTATTTATGTGGCGTATGCCTTGGTCTCCGTCTCTACGCACTGGAATAACTTTCTCTGGCCATTAGTGATTAGTAGCTCTGATCAGACTCGTCCATTGACAGTCGGCTTATCATTATTTGGTGCCCCTGAAAGTGGTGTGAGTATTGCTTTGATTAGTGCGGCGACTTTAATGACCGTGGCCCCTTTGTTGACAGGTTTTTTATTGTTTCAACGTCATTTCATCCAAGCATTTTTACGTGCAGGTATTCGTTAAGTTAAAGACGTATATGAAAATTCTTCATTTTTCAGATTTGCATATAGTACCGGCAGGGCAGCGCCTATTTGGTCTTAATCCTGCTCAACAATTGCAGCAATTGATCGATCATGCTTTACAGCACCATGGTGATGCAGATCTTTGTGTGATTACAGGCGACCTAACGCATAAGGGCGAGGTGGGGGCCTACGAGGTGTTAGCGGAGAAACTACAGCAGTTGCCAATGCCTGTGCAGCTCTTAGTAGGTAATCATGATGATAGGCATCATTTTCGATCCTACTTTCCCGATCAATCCGTAGATAGCCATGGATTTGTGCAGCGCATTGTGGATACGGATTTATATACCTTAGTTTTTTTAGATACTTTGTCAGTAGGCTCACCAGAGGGAGAACTATGCGCACAACGATTGCAGTGGCTATCCCAAGCAATAGCAACCAGCCATAAGCCTATTTTGTTATTTTCGCATCACCCTATTATGGATTTGCAGTTTCCAAGTATGGATTGGATTAAGCTACGAGAACATGAAGAGGTGATGGCGCTCATTAAACAAGACAATAAGGTGGCTTATATGTTTGCAGGGCATGTGCATAGACCAGCGGCTGGCATATGGCATGGGGTTCCGTTTGCTACTGTGTCAGGTGCTAGTCATCAGCACCATTTGCACTTTACTCAAACGGGAGCCTCTGATTCCAGTTTAGAGCCCGCTGGTTATGGGGTTATTTCAGTTCTGGCGCACAGCATCACCGTGCATTTTCAATTAGCACAAAACTATGCACGTTTTGCCTACCAAGGGCCACCTTTACGTTTGCGAGCTAAGACTTGAACTACAGCAGACATGCCTTGGTGTCCATCTCCTTCGTGAATCGAGCGCTCTATTTCTTGTAATAGCTCAAAGTGTAATCCTGATAGCTCTTCTTGTAGTATGGCTGCTTCGTAAAGCAAAGCGGCATGGCTAGGGCCCCCCGTTTTAAATTCAAGCTGTTTTGGGCGGTAGGCCTCAAGTAAAAATACGCCGTTAGTGTTTAGGGATTGATCAATCTGAGCATGCACATGCTGGCGTAATAGCGCGGGCAAATGACAAAATATACTCACAATCCCCTCCCATTGCGCAGGCTCAAAGACATAGTCCTCTAGATCTACAAGTTGAGTCTTTACCTGTACACCTCGTTGATCTGCGAGCTTTTTAACCTTATCTAAACCGGATTGAGCGGCATCTAATGCCGTGACCTCATAGCCTTGTTCGGCTAAATAGACCGCATTTCTACCTTCGCCTTCGCCAATGGAAAGCACACGACCACCAGTAGGGATATGGTGGGCGTGAAGTCGTAAAAAGTCGTTCGGTTGGGTGCCGTAAAAGTAGGATTCCTGATCGAACTTTTTGTGCCAGAAATTATCAGAAGTCGTCATATAAGTCACCAAAAGTAGAATGGGGGAATGGACAAGGGCTAAGTATTTACCTTAATTGAGAGTTAGCTCAAACCCTTATTCTAGCGTTACTGTATGCTAAGGAGTGAATACACATCTTTTAAGGAGTGAGAAATGTCTACTGATCGTTCTGTGGTGCTAGCTCAAGCATTAAAACAATTGCGAGCTCGTTGGCCGTGGTTTTTTGGGGTGGGCATTGTGCTATTGCTGCTGGGCGCTATTGCCATGATATATGTGGTGGGTGCAACCTTAGCAAGCGTGGTATTTATTGCGTCATTAATGATTTTGGGTGGTGTTGCTCAATTGATCCATGCGTGGGGTATTCGGCCGTGGGCAAATTTTCTTCTCTGGAGTGTCACGGGGGCGTTATACGTTGTAGCGGGTGTATTTGCTTTAATTAACCCTATTGCAGGGGCCGCACTATTAACATTGCTTTTGGGTGGTAGTCTTATTGCAATGGGGGCATTGCGGTTATGGTTGTGGTTTCAAAATAGATCACAGGTGGGTTGGCAATGGCTAGCTCTTAGTGGTTTGTTTAGTTTGGTAGCTGGGTTGTTAATAGCAGCTGGCTGGCCAACCAATAGTCTTTATATATTAGGCATGCTTTTATCTATTGATTTGTTATTTCAGGGTTGGGCGTTATTGTGGGTGGGCATTGCTTTGCGCAGAGCCTATAAAATGAGACCATGACAAAAAAGGCCACGTGATTAAAACGTGGCCTTTTTTTATTTAAAAATTAAAATAAATTAATTCATTTTTTTTGAAAAGCGTCGTAAGGCAGCACTTAACTTTTTTGCATTTAGATATAAGGCATTAGAAAGTGGGGAGAATGCGGAACCCTGCAAATGAGAATCCATTTGTGGATTTGTACGACGAGAAATTTGAGCTTCTTGAGGCAAGATATGTTTAAACATAAATACTCCTATAATTATTATTTATTCGGATAATTAGTTATCATACCACAAATATAGGGTTTTTACTAATTGCGCGGCTATGTTAATTTTACTAGCTAGTTTTTATGCGCTTAATTTGCAGGCAGTTTTTTCTGACCTAAACGTTGATGTATAGGGCTAGAGCCCCTAATGATTGTTTTCTATTCTTGTGTTAATTGTCATCAAATAAGCCGATAATAGAGCATATAGGCTTATTTTCTTTGGAGGTGCTATGCACGAGTTATTGTCTTTCACCGGTTTTCTGGTGATGTTTGTGATCGTAGTTGTTTTTGCTGGTATTAAAGTGGTGCCACAGGGGCAGCAATGGACGGTGGAGCGCTTTGGTCGTTATACCCGTACGTTAGAACCAGGTTTGGGGTTAATTATTCCTTTTATGGATAAAGTGGGTCGTAAGCTGTCCATGATGGAATCGGTGTTAGATGTACCATCACAAACGGTGATCTCTAAAGACAACGCTGCAGTAACAGCTGATGGGGTGGTTTTTTATCGTATCGTAGATGCCCCTAAAGCAGCATACCAAGTCGATAACTTAACCCATGCCATTATTAACTTAACGACAACAAACTTACGCTCAGTCTTGGGTTCTATGGAACTAGACAATATGCTGTCGAATCGTGAAAAAATTAATGAGCGTTTACTATTGGCGGTTGATGCGGCGACCTCGCCATGGGGGATCAAGGTCACACGTATTGAGATTCGTGATTTAAATATGTCAGACGAACTTCAAGAAGCCATGAATCTACAAATGACGGCAGAGCGTCATCGTCGTGCGGTAGTGACCAAAGCGAATGGTGATAAAGAGGCCGAAATCTTGCAAGCCGAGGGGATGCGTCAGGCAGCCGTACTACGGGCAGAGGGCGAAAAATTAGCAGCGATCTTAACCGCCGAAGCCCGTGAAAGAGAGGCGCAGGCCGAAGCACAAGCGACTCGTGATGTGTCTGCTGCAATTCGCGAGGGCGATGTACAGGCGATCCAATATTTCTTAGGGGTAAAATACGTAGAGGCCCTACAGGAAATAGGCAAATCGGATAATAGTAAATTGGTTCTTATGCCACTAGAGGCGGCTGGTGTAACGGGCGCAGTGGCGGGAATTAGCGAATTACTAAAGGCAACAAACGCAAAATGACCATAAGTGCTCTCTTTGACTCCTATTGGTATTGGCTAAGTGCCGCTTTGCTTCTCTTTATCCTTGAGATCATAGCGCCAGGTGTATTCTTGATGTGGATAGGTCTGGGGGCGGCTGGGGTAGGGGTGTTTTTGCTGCTTTTTCCAGAGGCGCCTTTGGCCTTACAGTTGATTGCTTTGGCGTTCAGTGTAACGGCTGCTGTTTGCTTGGGAATGGTTTGGCAAAAGAAAAACCGAGAAACGCATCATCACGGTCTTAATCAAGGTCTAGAGAGTTATATCGGTCGCACGGCAATCGTTAGCCAAGATTTTGTCAGTGGTCAGGGACGAGTACGATTAGATGATAGTTTTTTTACTGCCCTTGCTAATCAACCGTTGGTTACAGGGCAGTCTGTGATCGTGATAAACGTAAACGAAACAGTTTTACAAGTTCAGGCAGTCAGTTAAATGCAAAATATTCGTTCATTTCGACAGAAAACCCCGCAGTTAGACGCTCAGGTCTGGGTTGATCCTACTGCGGTTATTATTGGTGATGTGCAGATAGGGAAAGACAGTTCAGTTTGGCCCTATACCGTTATACGAGGCGATATGCATTCGATTCGTATTGGTCAGCGTTCCAGCATCCAAGATGGCAGTGTCTTACATATCACTCATGCAGGGCCTTTTAATCCAGATGGCTTCGCGTTGACTCTGGGTGATGATGTCACGGTAGGCCATCAGGTGACATTACATGGCTGCACCATAGGCAGTCGCATTCTTGTGGGGATGAGCTCAACCATTATGGATGGGGCCGTCATCGAAGACGACGTTATTGTGGGGGCGGGTAGTCTTGTGCCACCGGGCAAGGTGCTGCAAAGCGGTTATCTTTATGTGGGGCGGCCTGTAAAAGCCGTGCGCCCACTCACCGAAGCCGAGAAATCCTATTTTATATATACGGCAGCTAATTACGTAACCCTAAAAAATGAGTATTTGCTCGAGTATACGAAGCCACTTTCAGAATGACGATGAGCTCAAAAACAGTTGCCTTAATTCAGTTAAATTCTGCTGCGATAAAAAAAGCCATGCTACTCGCCTTTTCAGCATGGTTTTCTTTTTTAATTGCGGTGCTGTTGGGGGTAGATAACCCTTATTGGGCTGCCATGCCAGTATGGGTAATTGCTCAGTCAACGCGAGGGCTCACCGTAGAAAGAGCCATTTATCGTATTATTGGCACGCTTATCGGTGCGGGTGCTGGTTTATTGATTTTGGCTACTGCCCAGCCTATATGGCAGTTGGTGCTAATGGCGGGGGTTATTTTTTGTAGCGCTGGCGCACTGCATTTGTTGGCGGGTGTGCGTAGCTACATGGCACTACTATCAGGGATAACGGTGTCTGTTGTGGTGCTGCCAGCACTATTGGCTCCTGATCAAGCCTTTGATTTGGCGTGGGCTCGCATTCAATGCACATTAATTGGCGTGGTAGTAGGCACGCTAATAACGGGTTTAGGCACTCCTACCAGCGCTAGGCAGACCTTTTATAAACAAGTACGTCAATTGGCGTCGGATGCGGTGCAAACAGCGGTATTGATGCTAACGCATCAAGAGCAGCATAAAGTGGATCAAATGCTGCGACGCGTTAATATGGATATTTCTCAACTCGAGGCTCAGGCTGCTGCTATGGCAGCGGGGTCGGTTGAGGGGCATAAACGCAATGCGTATGTAGAGGCGCTTTTATTTGCAGCTCTAGAAACCTTGGCAGCAGCTCGGCAGTTGCATTGTCAGATTCATCGTGGCTTGCAAATATCTCCTACCGCTATTAAGCAATTAGAAGACTTTAGTTATCAGTTTGAACAAGGCATTGCTCTTGCTCCTTTGCGTAGACAAGATCCTGAGCTGATGCCCAATAAAGTCAGCTTGGCGCGATTGCGTCGAGCTTTAGGGCAAATGAAACGCGCCGAGGCAGCATTATTTGCAGACCGTTTTCCTTTTTGGCGTACAGGGGTGAGCTTACGTCGATTTGGCTCAGGGCGAGACTGGATTACGGCGCGACGTGTCGCCTTTGTATCCGCTACGGCTGGATTCAGCGCGGGCCTGATAGCCTATTTAACGCAAAGTCCTGCTTTAGAATTAGCCGCGACAGGTGTGTGTATTTTCTCTATGTTGCTTGGCTCTTTACCCCGTCCACATTTGATTGTTCGGTATGTGATAACCGGGGTGACAATAGGGGCTTTGTTGGCAGCTGGTTATAGGTTAGGAATACAGCCTTATGCTCAGGCCCCTTTCTGGATGGTGATGAGTCTATTGCCCTTTGTGCTGTTGGGTGGTTTGGCTAGGGCAAACCCGCCGACGACAATTCCAGCCTTAGATGCCATGATGTGTTTTTTGTTAGCCAGTCAGATGGGGATGCCAGCAGCCTCTTTGTCTCAGGTTGTTCAGGGCTCTGCAGCCCTAATTTTTGGGGCGGCGATGGTGTGTGGTAGCTTTTATTTGCTACCTAGGCAAACCGAGCAATGGGCTAGGACTATTATTCGTTTAATTATTAAAGATTTGCATGATGTCGTGCAGCAACGCCCCCCTCAGGGTGTTTCCCAATGGCGAGCTCGCATTTCCCGTCAATTGCTCAGCTTATTGCAATGGATGGGGGCGGAAACACCTAAAGGGTTACTGGGGCTGATGAACTTTGGTTATGGGGTGATTGCTTGGCAGCGCCTAACTGGACGAGAAACAGCGCATTATCAGTTGGGCTTACAGGTTCAAGCTATTTTGCATGATTTTGATCGAAAGCCAGAGGAAAGTCATGGGCGTTTATTGGCTCTAGCACAAAGCCTCTCTGATCCGCAATTGGCTTATGCTATCTATGACATAGCGGATGCATTAGACGAGTCCACGCCCGTTTTGTTTTTCTTGCATTCATCTACAGAAAAAACGAGAGCAAACTAAGTTTCGATTTTACCTCTGAGGAAAAAGACGGGTACACTATGCGCTATGAAACGCGTAGTCTCCCTCTTTTTTCTTTTATTCGTCGCACTTCCCTTATCCGCCACCGACTTGGTGAGCCGTAAAACCGAGGTCGGGCACCGTAATTTTACGCGCGCTAAGACATTGTTACCGGATGTGCATCAAGGTTTAAACCAAACATTCTACTGTGGTTGCTCTTATCAAGATAAAGAGGTTGACCACAGTTCTTGCGGCTATAGGGTTCGTAAAGATCCCCGTCGAGCAGGTCGGGTCGAGTGGGAGCATGTGGTCCCAGCTTGGGCTATTGGTCATCAACGCCAATGTTGGCAAGACGGTGGACGTGCTAATTGTTCTAAAAATGATCCGGTGTATGCCAAGGCTGAAGGAGATTT
This Paenalcaligenes faecalis DNA region includes the following protein-coding sequences:
- a CDS encoding carbohydrate ABC transporter permease, translated to MSGMVSTELQQRPAVIALKRPIQWGAYLDKVGAWVLALLWIAPLLFAAWAAFRTPEAALNFDWERGWSLENFATAWQRAPWLQYFVNTVVLVTVILIGQFILCTFAAFAFARFQFKGSGLLFSLVLLQLFILPEVLIVENYAMVSRLGVMDSVWGMALPYMASAFGVFLLRQNFKQIPRELEDAARVEGCSWLQVLWRVYVPLAKPIYVAYALVSVSTHWNNFLWPLVISSSDQTRPLTVGLSLFGAPESGVSIALISAATLMTVAPLLTGFLLFQRHFIQAFLRAGIR
- a CDS encoding phosphodiesterase; this encodes MKILHFSDLHIVPAGQRLFGLNPAQQLQQLIDHALQHHGDADLCVITGDLTHKGEVGAYEVLAEKLQQLPMPVQLLVGNHDDRHHFRSYFPDQSVDSHGFVQRIVDTDLYTLVFLDTLSVGSPEGELCAQRLQWLSQAIATSHKPILLFSHHPIMDLQFPSMDWIKLREHEEVMALIKQDNKVAYMFAGHVHRPAAGIWHGVPFATVSGASHQHHLHFTQTGASDSSLEPAGYGVISVLAHSITVHFQLAQNYARFAYQGPPLRLRAKT
- a CDS encoding class I SAM-dependent methyltransferase, whose translation is MTTSDNFWHKKFDQESYFYGTQPNDFLRLHAHHIPTGGRVLSIGEGEGRNAVYLAEQGYEVTALDAAQSGLDKVKKLADQRGVQVKTQLVDLEDYVFEPAQWEGIVSIFCHLPALLRQHVHAQIDQSLNTNGVFLLEAYRPKQLEFKTGGPSHAALLYEAAILQEELSGLHFELLQEIERSIHEGDGHQGMSAVVQVLARKRKGGPW
- a CDS encoding HdeD family acid-resistance protein, giving the protein MSTDRSVVLAQALKQLRARWPWFFGVGIVLLLLGAIAMIYVVGATLASVVFIASLMILGGVAQLIHAWGIRPWANFLLWSVTGALYVVAGVFALINPIAGAALLTLLLGGSLIAMGALRLWLWFQNRSQVGWQWLALSGLFSLVAGLLIAAGWPTNSLYILGMLLSIDLLFQGWALLWVGIALRRAYKMRP
- a CDS encoding SPFH domain-containing protein, giving the protein MHELLSFTGFLVMFVIVVVFAGIKVVPQGQQWTVERFGRYTRTLEPGLGLIIPFMDKVGRKLSMMESVLDVPSQTVISKDNAAVTADGVVFYRIVDAPKAAYQVDNLTHAIINLTTTNLRSVLGSMELDNMLSNREKINERLLLAVDAATSPWGIKVTRIEIRDLNMSDELQEAMNLQMTAERHRRAVVTKANGDKEAEILQAEGMRQAAVLRAEGEKLAAILTAEAREREAQAEAQATRDVSAAIREGDVQAIQYFLGVKYVEALQEIGKSDNSKLVLMPLEAAGVTGAVAGISELLKATNAK
- a CDS encoding NfeD family protein, translating into MTISALFDSYWYWLSAALLLFILEIIAPGVFLMWIGLGAAGVGVFLLLFPEAPLALQLIALAFSVTAAVCLGMVWQKKNRETHHHGLNQGLESYIGRTAIVSQDFVSGQGRVRLDDSFFTALANQPLVTGQSVIVINVNETVLQVQAVS
- a CDS encoding gamma carbonic anhydrase family protein gives rise to the protein MQNIRSFRQKTPQLDAQVWVDPTAVIIGDVQIGKDSSVWPYTVIRGDMHSIRIGQRSSIQDGSVLHITHAGPFNPDGFALTLGDDVTVGHQVTLHGCTIGSRILVGMSSTIMDGAVIEDDVIVGAGSLVPPGKVLQSGYLYVGRPVKAVRPLTEAEKSYFIYTAANYVTLKNEYLLEYTKPLSE
- a CDS encoding FUSC family protein; protein product: MSSKTVALIQLNSAAIKKAMLLAFSAWFSFLIAVLLGVDNPYWAAMPVWVIAQSTRGLTVERAIYRIIGTLIGAGAGLLILATAQPIWQLVLMAGVIFCSAGALHLLAGVRSYMALLSGITVSVVVLPALLAPDQAFDLAWARIQCTLIGVVVGTLITGLGTPTSARQTFYKQVRQLASDAVQTAVLMLTHQEQHKVDQMLRRVNMDISQLEAQAAAMAAGSVEGHKRNAYVEALLFAALETLAAARQLHCQIHRGLQISPTAIKQLEDFSYQFEQGIALAPLRRQDPELMPNKVSLARLRRALGQMKRAEAALFADRFPFWRTGVSLRRFGSGRDWITARRVAFVSATAGFSAGLIAYLTQSPALELAATGVCIFSMLLGSLPRPHLIVRYVITGVTIGALLAAGYRLGIQPYAQAPFWMVMSLLPFVLLGGLARANPPTTIPALDAMMCFLLASQMGMPAASLSQVVQGSAALIFGAAMVCGSFYLLPRQTEQWARTIIRLIIKDLHDVVQQRPPQGVSQWRARISRQLLSLLQWMGAETPKGLLGLMNFGYGVIAWQRLTGRETAHYQLGLQVQAILHDFDRKPEESHGRLLALAQSLSDPQLAYAIYDIADALDESTPVLFFLHSSTEKTRAN
- a CDS encoding endonuclease, which produces MKRVVSLFFLLFVALPLSATDLVSRKTEVGHRNFTRAKTLLPDVHQGLNQTFYCGCSYQDKEVDHSSCGYRVRKDPRRAGRVEWEHVVPAWAIGHQRQCWQDGGRANCSKNDPVYAKAEGDLHNLVPAIGEVNNDRGNFRFSVWTQQPRMYGQCQMLVDFKGRRVQPPENSRGKIARITFYMVNEYNLNLSAQERRLYCVWAKAYPVDRWEQIRNQRIAAIQGNVNPFISQPNLIDRVCR